Proteins encoded together in one Streptomyces sp. NA04227 window:
- a CDS encoding cytochrome P450: MDNSQAGREARCPVDHGKAVTPTSVSATTLPGPKQHAVRQLFKYWTNPQAFIEGCRKEYGPRFQLSIRLPPRPVYVLTTSEDVKAMFTAPADVLHTGNGSATIEKYTGQSGLAWLDEDAHKARRKAMMPSYHGAALERITAAIGETVKTDVALWPRNTSVQLHSHIHGFTMNVIREVLYGPKGPTCWQELHGLLLEMMRFNNGPVSPMLLHKMSPRMIKILRAIKPLGLERFLQLRDRVDTLVYESIEEHRASGYRGDDLLSELLEMTHPDGTPLTDSEIRDELSTIFLAGTETTAAAIAWAFVYLARDKRVTDKLRAEMAEGEDTYLTAVVHEVLRLRPSIPQIIVREVKKPIEIGGVRYEPGQHLWASAFLLNRDPKLYENPEEFRPERFLNVKPGVYSWIPFGGGRIRCIGDRIALQEMKAVIREVLSQCDLVVAEPEPERARSRIVVNVPSDFARMELRNRVPSPAQEVHA; the protein is encoded by the coding sequence ATGGACAACTCCCAGGCGGGCCGGGAAGCGCGCTGCCCCGTCGACCACGGCAAGGCGGTCACGCCGACCTCCGTGTCCGCGACCACGCTGCCGGGGCCGAAGCAGCACGCGGTGCGCCAGCTCTTCAAGTACTGGACGAATCCGCAGGCGTTCATCGAGGGCTGCCGCAAGGAGTACGGCCCCCGCTTCCAGCTCAGCATCCGGCTCCCTCCCCGGCCGGTGTACGTGCTGACCACGTCCGAGGACGTCAAGGCCATGTTCACCGCGCCCGCCGATGTGCTGCACACCGGCAACGGCTCGGCCACCATCGAGAAGTACACCGGCCAGTCCGGTCTGGCCTGGCTCGACGAGGACGCCCACAAGGCCCGCCGCAAGGCCATGATGCCCAGCTACCACGGCGCCGCCCTGGAGCGGATCACGGCCGCCATCGGCGAGACCGTCAAGACCGATGTCGCGCTCTGGCCGCGCAACACCTCGGTCCAACTGCACTCCCACATACACGGCTTCACGATGAACGTGATCCGTGAGGTGCTCTACGGTCCCAAGGGCCCCACGTGCTGGCAGGAACTGCACGGTCTCCTCCTGGAGATGATGCGGTTCAACAACGGCCCGGTCTCGCCGATGCTGCTGCACAAGATGTCGCCGCGGATGATCAAGATCCTGCGTGCGATCAAGCCGCTGGGCCTGGAACGCTTCCTCCAGCTGCGCGACCGGGTCGACACGCTGGTCTACGAGAGCATCGAGGAGCACCGCGCCTCCGGCTACCGGGGCGACGACCTGCTCTCGGAACTCCTGGAGATGACCCACCCGGACGGCACGCCGCTGACCGACAGCGAGATCCGCGACGAGCTGTCGACGATCTTCCTGGCCGGCACCGAGACCACCGCGGCGGCCATCGCCTGGGCCTTCGTCTATCTGGCCCGCGACAAGCGCGTCACCGACAAGCTGCGCGCGGAGATGGCCGAAGGCGAAGACACCTACCTGACCGCGGTGGTGCACGAGGTCCTGCGGCTGCGTCCGTCGATTCCGCAGATCATCGTCCGCGAGGTCAAGAAGCCGATCGAGATCGGCGGCGTGCGCTACGAGCCGGGCCAGCACCTGTGGGCCAGCGCCTTCCTGCTCAACCGCGACCCCAAGCTCTACGAGAACCCGGAAGAGTTCCGGCCCGAGCGTTTCCTCAACGTCAAGCCCGGCGTGTACTCGTGGATTCCGTTCGGCGGCGGACGCATCCGCTGCATCGGCGACCGGATCGCCCTGCAGGAGATGAAGGCCGTGATCCGCGAGGTCCTCAGCCAGTGCGATCTGGTCGTGGCCGAGCCGGAGCCCGAGCGTGCGCGCAGCCGGATCGTGGTGAACGTGCCCTCCGACTTCGCCCGGATGGAACTGCGCAACCGCGTCCCCAGCCCGGCACAGGAGGTGCACGCTTGA
- a CDS encoding SGNH/GDSL hydrolase family protein, which yields MSALLMPLIAVQGLWVRATTERLPEAQGPCEGTVGEDTSGTPMRVAVLGESTAAGCGADSHDEGFPGSLARALSTQHDCPVGWEVVGQHGATARRVRHRLLPQLGEGFDLAVLLAGANDVLNRRTPEEWGEDLAAIVDDLAKRSTSVVVVGTPPFADFPSLPSALARFCAKGAAGIDRASQRVCAERPRVTWMGSTDIMTITPDFFARDGFHPSAHGYGRWAQAVVDHLGSDQSDQPAR from the coding sequence TTGAGCGCCCTGTTGATGCCCCTCATCGCGGTCCAGGGACTGTGGGTGCGGGCCACCACCGAGCGGCTGCCGGAGGCCCAGGGTCCCTGCGAAGGGACCGTGGGGGAGGACACCTCCGGTACGCCGATGCGGGTCGCCGTGCTCGGTGAGTCGACCGCCGCCGGGTGCGGCGCCGACTCCCACGACGAGGGCTTCCCCGGCAGCCTCGCCCGCGCGCTGTCCACGCAGCACGACTGCCCCGTCGGCTGGGAGGTGGTCGGCCAGCACGGCGCCACCGCCCGCCGTGTCCGCCACCGGCTGCTCCCGCAGCTCGGTGAGGGATTCGACCTGGCGGTGCTGCTCGCGGGAGCCAACGACGTCCTCAACCGGCGCACTCCCGAGGAGTGGGGCGAGGATCTCGCGGCGATCGTCGACGACCTGGCGAAGCGGTCGACGTCCGTGGTCGTGGTCGGAACCCCGCCGTTCGCGGACTTCCCGTCACTGCCCTCGGCGCTCGCCCGGTTCTGCGCCAAGGGCGCGGCCGGTATCGACCGGGCCTCCCAGCGGGTCTGTGCCGAGCGCCCGCGGGTGACCTGGATGGGGTCGACCGACATCATGACGATCACCCCGGACTTCTTCGCGCGGGACGGCTTCCACCCCTCGGCGCACGGGTACGGCCGCTGGGCCCAGGCCGTGGTCGACCACCTGGGCTCCGACCAGTCCGACCAGCCCGCGCGGTGA
- a CDS encoding MFS transporter — translation MTAPLSETRARRGWSIAVVLIGVFVSSLDLFIVNIAFPDLAQAFPSSTLSDLSWVLSAYAITFAALLAPAGRWADRSGRKRAYLAGLVLFTLASAACAVAPSLGALVAARALQAVGGGLMLPSSLGLLLPLFPPERRGAAIGLWSAMGGAAAALGPPVGGLLVQAGWEWVFLVNLPIGVVTVFVGVWALDEVREESGTSPDVLGALALAVTVAALVAATVQGEDWGWTSGRVLGLAALGAVGIVFSAIRAVRHPAPVIEPALLRIRAVLLANIATMLFFAGFGAMILGSVLFLTEVWDHSVLRAGLEIAPGPLMAAVCAVPGGLLATKYGNYLVGFVGSLFFAAGGVLWATATATDAAYVTTFLPAGIIAGIGSGLALPALSGAATLPLPPERFATGTAMVSMCRQIGLALGAAVVAAVMGARPDLGSFHAAWFFMAACGLTGGLALLAIRDKGTTGPAPATPKRRKAQHARRR, via the coding sequence ATGACGGCACCCTTGAGCGAGACGAGGGCCCGGCGGGGATGGAGTATCGCCGTCGTCCTCATCGGCGTCTTCGTCTCCTCGCTGGACCTGTTCATCGTCAACATCGCGTTTCCCGACCTGGCGCAGGCGTTCCCGTCCTCCACCCTGAGCGACCTGTCCTGGGTGCTCAGCGCGTACGCGATCACCTTCGCCGCGCTGCTGGCACCGGCCGGTCGCTGGGCGGACAGGTCCGGCCGCAAACGTGCCTACCTGGCGGGGCTCGTGCTGTTCACGCTGGCGTCCGCCGCCTGTGCGGTGGCCCCGTCGCTGGGCGCGCTCGTGGCCGCGCGTGCGCTCCAGGCCGTCGGCGGCGGTCTGATGCTGCCGAGTTCCCTCGGTCTGCTGCTCCCGTTGTTCCCGCCGGAACGACGCGGCGCGGCGATCGGTCTGTGGTCGGCGATGGGCGGCGCGGCCGCCGCCCTCGGCCCGCCGGTCGGCGGCCTGCTCGTGCAGGCGGGCTGGGAGTGGGTGTTCCTGGTCAACCTGCCCATCGGCGTGGTCACCGTCTTCGTCGGTGTGTGGGCGCTCGACGAGGTCCGCGAGGAGTCCGGCACGTCCCCCGACGTCCTGGGCGCACTGGCCCTCGCGGTGACGGTCGCCGCGCTCGTAGCGGCGACCGTGCAGGGCGAGGACTGGGGCTGGACCAGCGGCCGCGTACTGGGCCTGGCCGCGCTCGGCGCGGTCGGCATCGTCTTCAGTGCGATACGGGCGGTGCGCCACCCCGCCCCGGTCATCGAACCGGCCCTCCTGCGCATCCGCGCCGTCCTGTTGGCCAACATCGCCACCATGCTGTTCTTCGCCGGTTTCGGCGCCATGATCCTCGGCTCGGTGCTGTTCCTCACCGAGGTCTGGGACCACTCGGTGCTGCGCGCCGGGCTGGAGATCGCCCCGGGTCCGCTGATGGCGGCGGTCTGCGCGGTACCCGGCGGTCTGCTGGCCACCAAGTACGGCAATTACCTGGTCGGTTTCGTCGGCAGCCTGTTCTTCGCGGCGGGCGGCGTCCTGTGGGCGACCGCCACTGCGACCGACGCCGCCTATGTGACCACCTTCCTGCCCGCCGGGATCATCGCGGGAATCGGTTCCGGTCTCGCTCTTCCCGCCCTGTCCGGAGCAGCCACCCTCCCGCTGCCCCCCGAGCGTTTCGCGACCGGCACCGCCATGGTCTCCATGTGCCGCCAGATCGGTCTGGCGCTGGGAGCGGCGGTCGTTGCCGCGGTCATGGGTGCCCGTCCCGACCTGGGTTCGTTCCACGCGGCCTGGTTCTTCATGGCGGCCTGCGGCCTGACCGGCGGCCTGGCCCTGCTCGCGATCCGGGACAAGGGCACCACCGGCCCCGCCCCGGCCACCCCCAAACGGCGCAAGGCGCAACACGCCCGCCGTCGTTGA
- a CDS encoding deoxyribodipyrimidine photo-lyase — MTVAVVLFTSDLRLHDHPPLRAALAAADEVVPLFVRDPAVHAAGFDAPNRCAFLADCLADLDASLRDRGGRLVVREGPVVREVCAVAAECGAVEVHLAAGVSGYARRREERLRAELAEQGVELRVHDAVVTAVAPGAVTPAGSDHYAVFTPYFRRWSQESQRVPLPAPRRVRVPGAVRGEALPSGRKKLAGVSPDLPAGGETAGRDLFARWVRSRTGLSHYEEGHDDLAGDATSRLSPYLHFGAVSAVDLVHRARAGGGPGADAFVRQLCWRDFHHQVLAARPATSWDNYRTRHDRWRTEDDAAEDIAAWREGRTGYPVVDAAMRQLRREGWMHNRARLLAASFLTKTLYVDWRIGARHFLELLVDGDIANNQLNWQWVAGTGTDTRPHRVLNPVLQGRRYDPRGEYVRRWVPELADVAGQKVHEPWRLPDDLRAALDYPAPLIDLADGLARFKHARGRD, encoded by the coding sequence ATGACCGTCGCGGTCGTCCTGTTCACCTCGGATCTGCGTCTGCACGACCATCCGCCGCTGCGGGCCGCGCTGGCGGCGGCGGACGAGGTGGTGCCGCTGTTCGTCCGTGATCCCGCGGTCCACGCGGCGGGCTTCGACGCGCCCAACCGGTGCGCCTTCCTCGCCGACTGCCTGGCCGATCTGGACGCCTCCCTGCGGGATCGCGGCGGACGGCTCGTGGTGCGGGAGGGTCCGGTCGTACGGGAGGTCTGTGCGGTCGCGGCGGAGTGCGGGGCCGTCGAGGTGCACCTGGCGGCGGGAGTCAGCGGATACGCACGGCGCCGGGAGGAGCGGCTACGGGCCGAACTCGCCGAGCAGGGTGTGGAGTTGAGGGTGCACGATGCCGTGGTCACCGCGGTCGCCCCGGGTGCGGTGACACCGGCCGGGTCCGACCACTACGCCGTGTTCACCCCGTACTTCCGGCGCTGGTCGCAGGAGAGTCAGCGGGTGCCCCTCCCGGCCCCGCGCCGCGTACGCGTCCCCGGTGCGGTGCGCGGCGAGGCACTGCCCAGTGGCCGCAAGAAGTTGGCGGGAGTCTCGCCGGATCTCCCCGCCGGAGGCGAGACGGCGGGACGTGACCTCTTCGCGCGGTGGGTCCGGTCCCGCACCGGCCTGTCCCACTACGAGGAGGGGCACGACGATCTCGCGGGCGACGCGACCTCGCGGCTGTCGCCCTATCTCCACTTCGGCGCCGTGTCCGCGGTCGACCTCGTCCATCGGGCCCGGGCCGGTGGTGGACCGGGCGCCGACGCCTTCGTACGCCAACTGTGCTGGCGCGACTTCCACCACCAGGTGCTGGCGGCCCGGCCCGCGACGTCCTGGGACAACTACCGCACCCGGCACGACCGTTGGCGGACCGAGGACGACGCGGCCGAGGACATCGCCGCGTGGCGGGAGGGCCGTACCGGCTATCCGGTCGTCGACGCCGCCATGCGCCAGCTCCGCCGGGAGGGCTGGATGCACAACCGGGCGCGGCTGCTCGCGGCGAGCTTTTTGACCAAGACGCTGTACGTGGACTGGCGGATCGGCGCCCGGCACTTCCTGGAGCTCTTGGTGGACGGCGACATCGCCAACAACCAGCTCAACTGGCAGTGGGTCGCCGGGACCGGGACCGACACCCGTCCGCACCGCGTCCTCAACCCCGTGCTGCAGGGCAGGCGTTACGACCCGCGAGGCGAGTACGTACGACGCTGGGTTCCCGAACTCGCGGACGTGGCGGGGCAGAAGGTGCACGAGCCGTGGCGGCTGCCGGACGACCTGCGGGCCGCGCTCGACTATCCGGCCCCGCTGATCGACCTCGCCGACGGCCTCGCACGCTTCAAGCACGCGCGCGGCCGGGACTGA
- a CDS encoding GNAT family N-acetyltransferase: MRIRAFSQHDLAPLTELTIETFRPFYEDSFRPLVGEVVFSNQHGNWREEYREQVAELHAPERHTYVAVAEAEDGIAGYVAWSVDPARRNGSVTLLSVSARHRRHHLGTALCEHAFERMRALGAEVVEIGTGGDPFHAPARALYESLGCTPLPVTVYYRQL, translated from the coding sequence ATGCGCATTCGCGCGTTCAGCCAGCACGACCTGGCGCCGCTCACCGAACTGACCATCGAGACGTTCCGGCCGTTCTACGAGGACTCCTTCCGCCCCTTGGTGGGCGAGGTCGTCTTCTCCAACCAGCACGGCAACTGGCGCGAGGAATACCGCGAGCAGGTCGCGGAGCTCCACGCACCCGAGCGGCACACCTACGTCGCGGTCGCCGAGGCCGAAGACGGCATCGCGGGTTACGTGGCGTGGAGCGTCGACCCGGCTCGCCGCAACGGCAGTGTCACGCTCCTCTCCGTTTCGGCCAGACACCGCCGACACCACCTGGGCACCGCCCTGTGCGAGCACGCCTTCGAAAGGATGCGAGCACTCGGAGCCGAGGTAGTCGAGATCGGTACCGGAGGAGACCCGTTCCACGCACCCGCCAGAGCGCTGTACGAGAGCCTCGGGTGCACCCCGCTCCCCGTCACCGTCTACTACCGGCAGCTCTGA
- the abc-f gene encoding ribosomal protection-like ABC-F family protein, with the protein MRERAHTAVPTAVAQLSAKDVTKTYGTRTVLDQVSFTVRPGERAAVIGENGSGKSTLLRLLAAAEVPDAGEITVGFPGGTGHLAQTLDLDPDRSVRDAVDLALADLREMERRLRAAEERLGEASEEELDEYGELLIAYEERGGYEADVRVDAAMHGLGLAGVGRDRVLGSLSGGEQSRLALACVLAAAPELLLLDEPTNHLDATAVRWLEEHLRAHRGTVVAVTHDRGFLERVATTILEVDRDTRTVHRYGDGWTGYRTAKAAARRRAEQQHTDWLAELARTEELLEAAGKRLATTGRDPGQGFGKHRRSHEAKLGGQVRAVRERLAQLRRAPVPAPPEPLRFAAALSAAGGEHPADRPLAELDGVTVGQRLCLDGRLAIAPGQRLLVTGENGAGKTTLLRVLAGDLEPDAGTVRRPARIGYLAQELPARSTRLPLLAAFAAGLPGLPDEYAERLLALGLFREEDLYVPVAALSAGQQRRLQIAMLVTRPADLLVLDEPTNHIALDLVEDLETALAAYPGAVVVVSHDRGFRGRFPGERLELRGGRRG; encoded by the coding sequence ATGCGCGAACGCGCCCATACCGCTGTGCCCACTGCCGTGGCACAGCTGTCCGCCAAGGACGTCACCAAGACCTACGGCACCCGGACCGTCCTCGATCAGGTCTCCTTCACCGTCCGCCCGGGCGAGAGGGCGGCCGTCATCGGCGAGAACGGCTCCGGCAAGTCCACCCTGCTGCGGCTGCTCGCCGCCGCCGAGGTGCCGGACGCCGGGGAGATCACCGTCGGCTTCCCCGGCGGGACGGGCCATCTCGCCCAGACCCTCGATCTCGACCCGGACCGCAGCGTGCGGGACGCCGTCGACCTGGCACTCGCCGATCTGCGCGAGATGGAGCGCCGACTGCGTGCCGCCGAAGAACGGCTCGGCGAGGCCTCCGAGGAGGAACTCGACGAGTACGGCGAGCTGTTGATCGCCTACGAGGAACGCGGCGGCTACGAGGCGGACGTCCGCGTGGACGCCGCGATGCACGGACTCGGGCTCGCCGGAGTCGGCCGCGACCGGGTGCTCGGCTCGCTGTCCGGCGGTGAGCAGTCCCGCCTCGCCCTCGCCTGCGTACTGGCCGCCGCCCCCGAACTGCTCCTGCTCGACGAACCGACCAACCACCTCGACGCCACCGCGGTGCGCTGGCTGGAGGAGCATCTGCGCGCACACCGTGGCACGGTCGTCGCGGTCACCCACGACCGCGGCTTCCTGGAGCGCGTCGCCACCACGATCCTGGAGGTCGACCGCGACACGCGCACGGTGCACCGGTACGGCGACGGCTGGACGGGCTACCGCACCGCGAAGGCCGCCGCCCGGCGCCGGGCCGAGCAGCAACACACGGACTGGCTGGCGGAGTTGGCCCGTACCGAGGAACTTCTGGAAGCGGCCGGGAAGCGGCTGGCCACCACCGGCCGGGACCCGGGGCAGGGCTTCGGCAAGCACCGGCGCTCGCACGAGGCGAAGCTCGGCGGCCAGGTACGGGCCGTCCGGGAGCGGCTGGCCCAGCTCCGGCGCGCCCCGGTGCCCGCGCCGCCGGAGCCGCTGCGGTTCGCGGCGGCGCTCTCGGCGGCGGGCGGCGAGCACCCCGCCGACCGTCCGCTGGCGGAACTCGACGGGGTCACGGTCGGTCAACGACTGTGCCTGGACGGGCGGTTGGCGATCGCACCCGGGCAGCGCCTGCTGGTCACCGGTGAGAACGGAGCCGGAAAGACGACGCTGCTGCGCGTCCTCGCGGGCGACCTCGAACCGGACGCGGGCACGGTGCGCCGCCCCGCCCGGATCGGATACCTGGCCCAGGAACTGCCCGCACGCTCCACGCGGCTCCCGCTGCTCGCCGCCTTCGCGGCGGGGCTGCCCGGACTGCCGGACGAGTACGCCGAACGGCTGCTCGCCCTGGGCCTGTTCCGCGAGGAGGACCTGTACGTACCGGTCGCAGCGCTGTCCGCCGGGCAGCAACGACGGCTGCAGATCGCCATGTTGGTGACCCGGCCCGCGGACCTGCTGGTACTCGACGAGCCGACCAACCACATCGCGCTCGACCTGGTCGAGGACCTGGAGACCGCGCTCGCCGCGTACCCGGGAGCGGTGGTCGTGGTCTCGCACGACCGGGGCTTCCGCGGGCGATTCCCGGGCGAGCGGCTGGAGTTGCGCGGGGGCCGGAGGGGGTGA
- a CDS encoding FAD-binding oxidoreductase, with protein MSGKTRSWWGWGNVEDAVTGAERDELTRRTAQLLPCADPTVHEAPPIEAFGVGASRVAAPSALAPILSEDVRDRLAHSHGQAFRDVVRALLGKLPHVPDLVARPTSEAQVVHVLDWCTEANIAVVPFGGGSSVVGGVEPRVGGAYAGVVSLDLTAMNRVLEVDPTSRAALVQAGVLGPHLEEQLRPRGYTLRFFPQSFEFSSLGGWLATRAGGHFATRLTHIDDLTESLRVVTPSGTLETRRLPGSGAGPSPDRMFLGSEGSLGVITQAWVRLQDRPRWRAGASVAFADHDAGVRAVRALSQSGLDPANCRLLDPMEALINAGSPTAVLVLGFESADHPVTARMDRALELCRDHGGTLPEPPRYTDSAEQAARTGAADTWRSAFVRMPYQRDVLAAQGMIVETFETACTWDRFDTLRAAVDDAARDALRQVGARGVVTCRFTHVYPDGPAPYFGIYAAGEWGKTVEQWDEIKAAVSEALLASGATITHHHAVGRDHRPWYDRQRPDLFAAALRAGKATLDPAGILNPGAVLDPLR; from the coding sequence ATGAGCGGCAAGACACGCTCGTGGTGGGGATGGGGAAACGTCGAGGACGCGGTGACCGGCGCCGAGCGCGACGAACTCACCCGGCGCACCGCGCAGTTGCTGCCGTGCGCCGACCCGACCGTGCACGAGGCTCCGCCCATCGAGGCGTTCGGTGTGGGTGCGAGCAGGGTCGCGGCGCCGTCGGCCCTGGCACCGATTCTCTCCGAGGACGTACGTGACCGGCTCGCGCACAGTCACGGGCAGGCCTTCCGCGATGTCGTACGCGCACTTCTCGGCAAACTGCCCCACGTGCCCGATCTGGTCGCACGCCCGACGTCCGAGGCGCAGGTCGTCCACGTACTGGACTGGTGCACCGAGGCGAACATCGCTGTCGTCCCGTTCGGCGGCGGCTCTTCGGTGGTGGGCGGCGTCGAGCCACGGGTGGGCGGCGCGTACGCGGGCGTGGTCAGTCTCGACCTCACCGCGATGAACCGGGTCCTGGAGGTCGACCCGACCAGCCGGGCCGCGCTCGTCCAGGCCGGGGTCCTCGGCCCGCACCTGGAGGAGCAGTTGCGGCCCAGGGGCTACACGCTGCGCTTCTTCCCCCAGTCCTTCGAGTTCTCCAGCCTCGGCGGCTGGCTCGCGACCCGGGCCGGGGGCCATTTCGCCACGCGCCTGACCCATATCGACGACCTCACCGAGTCGCTGCGCGTCGTCACACCGTCCGGCACCTTGGAGACCCGCAGGCTCCCGGGCTCGGGCGCGGGCCCGTCGCCCGACCGGATGTTCCTCGGCTCCGAGGGGTCGCTCGGCGTCATCACCCAGGCCTGGGTCCGCCTCCAGGACCGGCCGCGGTGGCGGGCGGGCGCCTCGGTGGCGTTCGCGGACCACGACGCGGGTGTCCGGGCGGTGCGCGCGCTGTCGCAGTCCGGGCTGGACCCGGCCAACTGCCGTCTCCTGGACCCGATGGAGGCCCTGATCAACGCGGGCTCCCCGACCGCCGTCCTGGTACTGGGCTTCGAATCGGCCGATCACCCCGTCACGGCCCGGATGGACCGCGCGCTCGAACTGTGCCGCGACCACGGCGGCACGCTGCCCGAGCCGCCCCGCTACACCGACAGCGCGGAACAGGCGGCGCGTACCGGTGCGGCCGACACCTGGCGCTCCGCCTTCGTCCGCATGCCCTACCAGCGGGACGTGCTGGCGGCCCAGGGCATGATCGTGGAGACCTTCGAGACCGCCTGCACCTGGGACCGCTTCGACACCCTGCGCGCGGCCGTCGACGACGCCGCCCGCGATGCCCTGCGCCAGGTCGGCGCCAGGGGGGTGGTGACCTGCCGGTTCACCCATGTCTACCCGGACGGCCCGGCGCCGTACTTCGGCATCTACGCGGCCGGCGAGTGGGGCAAGACCGTCGAGCAGTGGGACGAGATCAAGGCGGCGGTCTCCGAGGCACTGCTCGCGAGCGGGGCCACCATCACCCATCACCACGCGGTGGGGCGCGACCACCGGCCCTGGTACGACCGGCAGCGCCCCGACCTCTTCGCCGCCGCCCTGCGCGCGGGCAAGGCGACCCTCGACCCGGCGGGAATCCTCAACCCCGGCGCGGTCCTCGACCCACTGCGCTGA
- a CDS encoding TetR/AcrR family transcriptional regulator, with translation MGKQESGTRGAGTRSGVGTKGMPRKEREQLILDAAAEEFGHKGHARGSTAVVAALAGITKPLIYEYFGSKDGLYLACLERAGSRLVEAVGSAAEGPADLTHAARTMAAIFRALESRPHDWELVYDSTLPADTELGAAAAVYRRELNRLGAVGVAAFLGGSRAADPRADPLDADFATHLWYGTVSAAVAWWRHHPEQTAAEMTARFGRVFAVLQPGLGLGREPGEG, from the coding sequence ATGGGCAAGCAGGAGTCGGGCACGCGCGGGGCGGGCACCAGAAGCGGGGTGGGCACCAAGGGGATGCCCCGCAAGGAGCGGGAGCAGCTGATCCTCGACGCGGCGGCCGAGGAGTTCGGTCACAAGGGCCACGCACGCGGCTCGACCGCCGTCGTGGCGGCGCTCGCGGGGATCACCAAGCCGCTGATCTACGAGTACTTCGGGTCCAAGGACGGCCTCTACCTGGCCTGCCTGGAGCGTGCCGGATCCCGCCTGGTGGAAGCGGTCGGCTCCGCGGCGGAGGGGCCCGCCGACCTCACGCACGCCGCGCGCACCATGGCGGCGATCTTCCGGGCGCTGGAGTCCCGCCCGCACGACTGGGAACTCGTCTACGACTCGACCCTGCCCGCCGACACGGAACTCGGTGCCGCGGCCGCCGTCTACCGGCGGGAACTCAACCGCCTCGGCGCGGTGGGCGTCGCCGCGTTCCTCGGCGGATCCCGCGCCGCCGACCCCCGCGCCGACCCTCTCGACGCGGACTTCGCCACGCACCTCTGGTACGGCACGGTGAGCGCCGCGGTCGCCTGGTGGCGGCATCACCCCGAGCAGACCGCCGCCGAGATGACCGCGCGCTTCGGGCGGGTCTTCGCTGTGCTTCAACCGGGGCTGGGGTTGGGGCGGGAGCCCGGGGAGGGGTAG
- a CDS encoding calcium-binding protein, with amino-acid sequence MRTYPSYRSVAAATGALALILGGAALAAPAAQAAPAAAEMVWEDAELTFVAAPGQVNELTVSARVVENGPNDSEYVLTFRDRNNIDAKARECTYPSASDHKVVECRVHIPENSDDSDNYRVNLGDRDDTFSVNPKDSAYATIRGGAGNDVLTGNASVVMHGEDGNDRIQGGGGIWGIGSYGGNGDDTLTDCSYECHGGAGNDSLTGGGVQDPDYPEWQENHLYGDEGNDVLHGRDGNDTLYGGKDNDRLYGDAGADTLYGNSGDDVLRGGEGKDTLSGGPGTDEVSQH; translated from the coding sequence ATGCGCACATATCCCTCGTACCGCTCCGTCGCCGCCGCCACCGGCGCTCTTGCCCTCATCCTCGGCGGTGCCGCCCTGGCGGCGCCCGCGGCCCAGGCCGCTCCGGCCGCGGCCGAGATGGTGTGGGAGGACGCCGAGCTCACGTTCGTCGCCGCTCCCGGCCAGGTGAACGAACTCACCGTGTCCGCCCGGGTCGTGGAGAACGGGCCCAACGACTCCGAGTACGTCCTCACCTTCCGCGACCGCAACAACATCGACGCCAAGGCCCGGGAGTGCACCTACCCCTCCGCGTCCGACCACAAGGTCGTCGAGTGCCGGGTGCACATCCCGGAGAACTCCGATGACTCGGACAACTACCGCGTCAACCTCGGTGACCGCGACGACACCTTCTCCGTCAACCCGAAGGACAGCGCCTACGCCACCATCCGCGGCGGCGCGGGCAACGACGTTCTGACGGGCAACGCCTCGGTCGTCATGCACGGCGAGGACGGCAACGACCGCATCCAGGGCGGCGGCGGAATCTGGGGCATCGGCTCCTACGGCGGCAACGGCGACGACACCCTCACCGACTGCTCGTACGAGTGCCACGGCGGCGCCGGGAACGACTCGCTGACCGGCGGCGGCGTCCAGGACCCCGACTACCCCGAGTGGCAGGAGAACCACCTCTACGGCGACGAGGGCAACGACGTCCTGCACGGGCGCGACGGCAACGACACGCTCTACGGCGGCAAGGACAACGACCGCCTGTACGGCGACGCGGGCGCCGACACGCTCTACGGCAACAGCGGCGACGACGTCCTGCGCGGCGGCGAGGGCAAGGACACCCTCTCCGGCGGTCCGGGCACCGACGAGGTCAGCCAGCACTGA